Proteins found in one Arachis stenosperma cultivar V10309 chromosome 8, arast.V10309.gnm1.PFL2, whole genome shotgun sequence genomic segment:
- the LOC130946942 gene encoding protein FAR1-RELATED SEQUENCE 5-like translates to MDFNGIFGAELEESDDNSSDGDRGCYYASDEEGDEDEGDPTGCREDENGNLSGGASHAGDDGKSRPVVAEDFMGREFVGEEDAYLAYKEFARMRGFGVRKGDVGRVDGVLVRRDFFCHRQGTRHAKHYDRPERVREERLESRTDCKAKLKIFYDVQRSVWKVRSIFDEHNHELAPAMFSHLVPSHRSMSDGDKAQVDSMKQFGIPTAKIMAYMAGQSGGYGMLRFTKRDLYNYIHGQRLARISDGDAAATISYLEGKANADMTTVAHYTRTADDRLGSLFWVDGEMMTDYQLFGDVMAFDSTYRSNKYKKPLVVFSGSNHHKQTTIFGFALLEDEEVRTYRWLLLNLVDVMGEKTPCVVVTDGDKAMRAAIAEVFPAARHRLCGWHLEKNCVQRVKDTEFRKVFKKAMYANFEVEDFEEYWKTAVESLGLQNNSWVQQTYEVKESWATAYLRGTFCAGYRTTSRCEGINAYIKGFLKSTDSILELVHSLDRVVKVYRNNEVTAQFYSTYYSPVLTTGLDSIELFASKLYTRAVFREVKKQIRGVATLLFRGRDSISTTVVYKFSRMGAPGRIHKVLFDPDDKKIQCDCSMWNSEGIPCSHIFCLMKYEGLEQIPDSLIVRRWCKDAKDSRRMPVTMRPGDEGRMLRYAALSSATSLVATLGSDEREDFEFAKESIASLIDKLRHRVYERAGGQPGMSGWKAMKDPVVARTKGAPKRKKEFDQCSQPDVRGKRRCCTKCGTPGHTKRTCSGYCARGVSGIGNGVSPTDGNGSHDGPAAASASLPTELGHAYEDQTSGHGEAGLNNVSTSAANTSSMVSRRGSPCWRPPFSGGGSGGNFFLGGQHIHQFYASQPCSGHQSDPPPHAGHGSMSTPMRAMNEDLFERWLLQNVMGRRSSSNMQGGFPTRGT, encoded by the exons ATGGATTTCAATGGGATTTTTGGAGCTGAATTGGAAGAGTCGGATGACAACAGCTCCGATGGAGACCGTGGCTGTTATTATGCGAGTGACGAAGAAGGGGACGAGGATGAAGGTGACCCAACAGGATGCAGAGAAGATGAAAATGGTAACCTCTCAGGTGGTGCCAGTCATGCCGGGGATGATGGGAAAAGTCGTCCAGTTGTCGCAGAGGATTTTATGGGCAGAGAGTTTGTCGGGGAGGAGGATGCCTATCTTGCTTACAAGGAGTTTGCTAGAATGAGGGGTTTCGGGGTCCGCAAGGGCGATGTGGGGCGTGTCGACGGGGTTTTGGTCAGGAGAGACTTTTTCTGCCATCGACAGGGCACAAGACATGCTAAGCACTATGATCGTCCTGAGCGAGTTAGGGAGGAGAGGTTGGAGAGTCGAACCGACTGCAAGGCGAAGTTGAAGATTTTCTATGATGTGCAACGCAGTGTGTGGAAGGTCAGGAGCATCTTCGATGAGCACAACCACGAGCTTGCTCCGGCCATGTTTTCACACCTCGTACCTAGCCATCGCTCGATGAGTGATGGTGACAAAGCACAAGTTGATAGCATGAAGCAATTTGGTATACCAACTGCGAAGATAATGGCTTACATGGCTGGTCAATCTGGAGGGTATGGAATGCTGCGATTTACAAAGCGTGATTTGTATAATTATATACATGGTCAAAGGCTGGCCCGAATCAGTGATGGCGATGCTGCAGCAACGATCAGTTACTTGGAGGGCAAGGCGAATGCCGACATGACGACTGTAGCACATTACACGCGAACTGCCGATGATCGGCTGGGGAGCCTTTTCTGGGTCGACGGTGAAATGATGACCGACTATCAGTTATTTGGTGATGTTATGGCCTTTGATTCGACGTATCGGTCTAATAAGTACAAGAAACCGCTTGTAGTGTTCTCTGGGTCAAATCACCATAAACAGACAACCATTTTTGGATTTGCGCTCCTGGAGGATGAGGAAGTTCGTACTTACCGGTGGCTGCTGTTAAATCTTGTAGATGTAATGGGAGAGAAGACTCCGTGTGTTGTTGTCACGGATGGGGACAAAGCGATGCGCGCAGCCATCGCGGAGGTGTTCCCGGCAGCAAGGCACCGGCTGTGTGGGTGGCACTTGGAGAAAAACTGTGTTCAACGGGTTAAGGATACGGAGTTCCGAAAGGTTTTTAAGAAGGCTATGTATGCGAACTTCGAGGTGGAGGACTTCGAGGAATATTGGAAGACGGCGGTGGAGTCACTTGGCCTACAAAATAATAGTTGGGTTCAACAAACATACGAGGTTAAAGAAAGTTGGGCAACAGCATATCTCCGGGGCACTTTCTGTGCGGGATACCGAACAACCTCAAGGTGTGAGGGGATTAATGCATACATAAAGGGGTTCCTGAAATCCACTGATAGCATTTTGGAGCTGGTGCACAGCTTAGATCGCGTTGTAAAGGTTTATCGAAACAACGAAGTCACGGCGCAGTTCTATTCTACGTACTACAGCCCCGTGTTAACAACCGGGCTTGACTCTATCGAGCTTTTTGCATCGAAGCTGTACACTCGAGCAGTTTTTAGAGAGGTCAAGAAACAAATCAGGGGTGTTGCAACCTTGCTGTTTCGTGGGAGAGACAGCATCAGCACCACGGTTGTCTACAAGTTTTCAAGGATGGGCGCGCCTGGTAGGATTCACAAGGTTTTATTCGACCCAGATGACAAGAAAATTCAGTGCGACTGTTCGATGTGGAATAGTGAGGGTATTCCATGTAGTCACATATTCTGCCTGATGAAGTACGAGGGTTTGGAACAAATACCGGACAGCCTTATTGTGAGAAGATGGTGCAAGGATGCAAAGGATTCCAGACGGATGCCGGTGACAATGAGACCTGGAGATGAAGGTCGCATGCTTAGGTATGCCGCACTTTCTTCGGCCACAAGCTTGGTCGCAACACTTGGTTCGGATGAGCGTGAAGACTTCGAATTCGCTAAGGAGAGCATCGCGAGTCTAATAGATAAGCTACGTCACAGAGTTTATGAAAGGGCAGGTGGTCAGCCAGGTATGTCGGGGTGGAAAGCGATGAAGGACCCGGTTGTGGCAAGAACAAAAGGTGCCCCTAAGAGGAAGAAGGAGTTCGACCAATGTAGTCAACCCGACGTGCGAGGGAAGAGGCGTTGCTGCACCAAATGTGGCACACCCGGGCATACCAAGAGGACATGCAGCGGGTACTGTGCACGAGGGGTGTCCGGGATTGGTAATGGGGTCTCCCCCACGGATGGCAACGGTTCGCATGACGGCCCTGCAGCCGCTTCAGCGTCTCTTCCGACCGAGCTCGGTCATGCGTATGAG GATCAAACCTCGGGTCACGGCGAAGCTGGTCTGAATAACGTGTCTACCTCAGCGGCAAATACATCCTCCATGGTGAGTCGGAGAGGTAGTCCATGTTGGCGTCCTCCGTTTTCTGGCGGGGGAAGTGGGGGGAACTTCTTCCTTGGGGGCCAACACATCCACCAATTCTATGCATCCCAACCTTGCTCCGGGCACCAAAGCGATCCGCCGCCGCACGCCGGGCACGGGAGTATGTCAACTCCGATGAGGGCTATGAATGAGGACTTGTTTGAACGGTGGCTGCTCCAG AATGTGATGGGTCGTCGCTCGTCGAGCAATATGCAGGGGGGATTTCCCACGCGTGGAACTTGA